GCATTACAcatgggtctttctataaactaCCTTCACAAGTGAGCATTACTTGCAGTAGACATTTTTTTGGAGCGGTTACAAAGCCATTAATAATACTGTGGCTTTTTTTCCCTTCAGTGTAATTACACATTGACCTTGATCCTGTGAAAATCCTGGATATTGCTGTCGGATTCTTTTTTTTGTATGGAAATGTCGGAAGTGTACTGTAACCTTGCAACATTTCGTATCTCCCTATGTTAAGGTGTGAAAACAGTTTTCATGGGCACATATATCCAACATAATATATGTGCTTGAAAAATCCAACGCTTCAAGTAGAAAGAGtaactttaacatgtttaatACAACTAAAATCTATAATGTCATTCAATAATTACACATAATATTTGTTTGATGTGTGTTTGATGTCTAGCTGTTTAGTTACACGCAGACATTATCGCGCGCAACATCAACTGATTCAGGAAAGGATTTCATGAATGACAGGCAAGTGATGAAGAGCTTGTGTGATACTGCGCGCGATTTAACAACAGACAAAATGCGGGAATTATGTGGATCTTGAGGATTGACAGAACAATTTGGTGTCTATGTTGTCAAGATAATAAGCATACTTAGTGGATAATATGTACGTTTTGGTCGTTTGTTTCTCGACTTAAAACGGAGCAATTGGGAACGTGAAAACGGGTTGTTTGTTCGTTCTTAAAAGGAAAtcgaaaaatatatatttttgcatataaaacaaaaaaaacttgTGGGTGGGATTAAATGTCGAATATCTGTCCAAGTGCACAGCCAACACTTCCTGTTCTTTCAAAGTAGGTCACCCTTCTAATTCCATTAtgttatctattatctattaattaattaatgaacTGCTGTTACTGTAAATGGTTAGCTAACTGATATATTTTAGCTACCAAGCTAACCATTGGTAATCTTAAATTATGCTATACAGACAAAACATATAGTCAGTGGTTGCACATCTAATTAGCTGAAATTAAGCTTGGGTGTGAATAGTAGACATGTAAATATTATttcacagtttacagcaggtctCCAGCTACCCAGACCTGTCTATTCAGCCTGATAGGGTACCGTGGGCGTGTCCAGTTTACCCCTGTGCAAATCTATgtgtgtgtaacggatgtgaaacggctagtttagttagcggtggtgcgctcTAAATAGCATGTCAATCGGTGACGtccttgctctgagaccttgaagtagtaattccccttgctctgcaagggccgcgggttttgtggagcgatgggtaacgatgcttcgtgggtgactgttgttgatgtgtgcagagggtccctggtttgcgcccgggtatggccgaggggacggtttaaaattatactgttacatgtgtATAGAAATTTAATTAAACATCCAATCAATGCTTTAAGTGTTGTGCAGTAGGTCCACACCTAAAGGATTGTGGGttcctgtccagaaacaacccctaccCCTAGACACTTCTGGAGATCTGAGAGAATTGCACAGGTTTAAGCAATACCTGCAAAATTCCACCATGCCTATCAGAGGGTAAGGTGGAGCTGTGACCGTGTCACCAGCCATCAATCCCTCTCAGATCTTCACAAGTGTCCCGACTCTGGgcagtaggggctaggggttgtttctgTACAGGCCATTGGTGTTATGGTAGCTCAGTCAGCCAGGCACTGTCAAAAAAATGTATTAGCTGTCACATACTTGATTCCTTTGTCCTTGAGGGAATCTCAATTGCGTTTCCTTGATTCGTTGCATTTTCTCTCCTCAAAACCCACTGGATGAAAAGGTCAGAGGTCTCTCCCCTCTGcccttctcatccaatgggttttgtgAAGGAAGTGAGGAGAGGGGATGTGATGAATAAAGGAAATTAAATTGAGATTCTCCCCTTGTTTCCACcattcctcatctccctctcaaaGCACATTGATTGGAGAGGAGTGAAAGTTCCTCCCCTCAGGCTCCAATGCACTTTCAAGGAGAGGCTAAGAGTGAAGGAAAAAGGACAGAGGATGCAAGAATGTGATGTATAGTTTTCACACACACTGCTTGAAGAGTTTactgattttgatttgatttgatttgatttactgatTATGATTTAATTGTCGGTTATTATTGTCAATGATTTTGTCGACAGAACCCATGCTATTATATTACTGAATTAAATTATATGAACTATAGAAACATATAATTGCAGTAGTTTATCTTTTTCTTTCTTCTGGAATGTTTAGCATGGTTATAAATGATAGAGAAGTTGACTaaagcacaaacagacctggctACTAGGCATGACAAAAAAACATGCAGTGTCCTTGTTTATGTGACatgggctgttacggtgaccatattaccgcaGTCAAATTTCCCATGACCATTTAGTCacggtaactaggcttctccaaaactgtactgatggtcattagtagcatACAAAACTGGCTAACTTCCAGTCACTAATGCCCTGGTACTCAGtgatctattgtccctctaatcactctgataTCAATGCAAATGCTATCATAAAATGACCTCATAAACACTTCATGATTTGGTAGCCAGCCTAGTGGTCAGtgcattgggctagtaaccgaaaggttgcaagatcgaatccccgatctgacaaggtaaacaatctgtcgttctgcccctgaacaaggcagttaacccactgttcctaggccatcattgaaaataatcatttgttcttaactgccttgcctagttaaataaaggtgaaataaaataaataaataaaaaatagcgTAGGCCTACTCTATGCTATACGAGCTCAGCCATGCTTTGAACTGGCTTTTTTTTGTTGTCTAAATTACGACTATCcaatctactcatcacattaTGAATAGTAGGCTATCTTACATAAGTCTGCAAATGCAATGATGCATGGAATGCTTTTTTATAAAtatgcatttttatggtgaaaattagcTTCTCCAAACTTGAAACACATGCGCCGCCTATGTATGATGGTTGTAAAacagattaatgtgcttaattgtAAGAATTTAGCAATACATCTAGCAGCATGAGAAAGCTGGTATCCTGTTTTAAATAGTGGCCAGTCAAAACTCTGTTTTCACATGCGATTGCGAAATGACTGGGTTTATAAGAACACGTTTCACTTGGCTTTCTAGACTATGTGCTCTCTAACCGTGTTCCAGGGGTTGTAGTAGGCCTGTAGGCTACGTTTGGAGTTATTTGGtgactttagttgtgatacaaaccttatcaaaacatataggtctatgggctaggctacatgatgtgtgtgactatgatttgaaaaagttgcaAAAAAAGACATGCTGTTTCTTGCCTTACTGCacatgctgggcatcattcacaagtgataatattgtcatccatcagactattcttaattTAATCTAGTTTCTACAtacactaaataatatatgtgtgaaattggttttgatttagaatggaccattatcatgcacctgctAGAACAAGGGCAGGGGGGAAATAcctgtcatctatgcacttaaatagtgaaTGCGGCAAAAAGCATTTAGTGATGCTTTTGCCCACAggtcattttcatgccagccagacTATACTCATGTTGTAAagcgaagcaatgtgcttaatattaggaacatttgagaaataaatatagtaggcctagcctatagaaagctgatgggatcctcttaTTTTTAATAAGGCCATCAACATTCTGCTTTCTCACAAAATgacatagcctatagaaatgttgcacaacatgagctcAAAGTTTGTattacctttacttaaccaggtaggccagttgagaacaagttctcattaacaactgtgacctgaccaagataaagcaaagcagtgcgacaaaaacaacaacacagagtcacacataaacaaacgtagtCAATAACATAATAGAAGAGAAAAATAGACAAATCTATTTAGGGTGTgtacaaatgtagaagagtagggatgtagacaataaataggccatggaggtgaaaaaaatgacaatttagcattaatactggagtgatagatgtgcaagtagagatactgttgtgcaaaagagcaagtaataatatggggatgaggtacagtgatcggtaagctgctctcacagctgatgcttaaagttagagagatATGACTCCAGCTACAgaaatttttgcaatttgttccagtaaTTGGCAGGCGAGAACTGGaaaaggaaaggcggccaaaggaagtgttggcttttggggatgaccagtgcaatatacagttgaagtcggacgtttacatacaccgtagctgTACAGCCGTACAGCtaaactcagttcttcacaattcctgacaattaatcaTAGTACaaattctctgtcttaggtcaattaggatcaccactttattttaagaatgtgaaatgtgagaATAATAGTAGAATGACTTCTTTCAGCATTTATTTCTGTCATCGCATTCCCAGTGTTGGAATGTGAACCCAGTCTGAGCGCTTTGGAGCAGATTTTCGTCAAGggtctctgtactttgttccgttcatctttcccccgatcctgacgtctctcagtccctgccactgaaaaacaactccacagcatgacgctgccaggtttcctccagatgtgatgcttggcattccgGTTTAATCTTAACTCACTAGACCAGatcattttgtttctcatggtcagagtcctttaggttccttttactgaatggcttccatctggtcactctaccataaaggcctgattggtgcagagatggttgtccttctggaaggttcttccgtcgccacagaggaactctggagccgtcagtgaccattgggttcttggtcacatccctgaccaaggcccttctccaccgattgcggTTTGGCAGGGCAGCAAGCTACAGGAAGTTTTGGATTTTCTAAACTCCTTCCATTTAATGATGGAGATCAGTGATCTTGGGGGCCTTCAATTCTGAAGAAATGTTCTGGTACCcttgacacaattctgtctctgagtttaatggacaattccttcggccccatggcttggtttttgccttttcaaatcatgtccaatcaatgaaacttagcacaggtggactccaaacaagttgaagaaacatctcaatcaaaacaggatgcacctgagctcagttaagtctcatagcgaagggtctgaatacttatgtaaataaggtatgttaaATACATATGCATAAAATGTTTgcttcattatggggtattgtgtgtagactaaAATTTGTTtattgaataaggctgtaacacaaaatgtggaaatagttaAAGGgactgaatgctttccgaatgtaCTGCATTTGTATGATAGTGTCTAGACAATGGACAGtctgaatagaaaaggtgtgctgcagtagtttaataggatgagccttgactggaatacagtatatacacacatgaAATGGGTAAAATACTATGTAaatattaaagtgaccagtgagttttcaatgactatgtacatagggcagcagtctaagGTGCAGAGTTGGGCTACTTGTAACATTTGAAGTGGGTATCAAGGTAACAGAAGTTACTTCGAAAGGATTTTAAAAGGCAAAGGCTCAACATTAATAGTAAGGGAATTTGGTCAATAATTAAGACaacatttaaatattttatttgtttCTTGAAAAACAAAAAGGTATTTGGAGAACTTCCTCCACTCACGATGACCTGGAAAAGAACAAAGGGACATCATTGACATTTCGCCACCTTTAAACTAAGGGTCAGCAACAGGCGGCCCTGCCCGCTGGCCCCCGAAAGTTCAGTGGAAGATGGGGAGGCTAAATTGTAACAAATACACagatgtaatcaaggtatgatttttttttaaatacaatatCTTAGTTGTGGTCAATGTGCAGTGTACAAATCATTAATTATGTTCCGGCCACCTGACAAAAATCACTcctgaatctagttgcctactcttGCTTTAAACCCTTCTACGACGCTTTAAAAAGACATTCTGCAGTTCAAACAAGACGGTACCCCACCATTGTTTCAGTagacagctgagggatgggcagGAGAAATGCAATCACCCCCAAATTCATAGACATATGGATGAGGGCTATTGTCTGGTCGATAATCTGTTGATCAAACAAGAGTTCTTTAGTGCAGAAGTCGCAAGCAACAATTTTGGTACAAGACCCCAAATTATACATATAGAAGTAGGTCCGGGCTACTTGGCCTGTACTTGTGCCAAATTGGGCCCATTTTGATTGTATTTCTGACTGTCTTAACTCACCAGCTGTAGAGTTTCTCCTCAAATGTTCTTCAAAACAGCAAgataaagcttttttttttttagaattcACTGAGAACGACAATAGTAACTCAATGTATTTGACAAGTAAttcaatctctctccctttcgataaccacttGACATGAAAGGTTCAAGTGTAATGCTCCTATCCACTGGAAATGTCATAAAATAACTGATTACCTCTTATCCCTCGCACAAAAAGCCTACAGCCGTCTGTCCCGAGCTCACTGGCGCAGGAAACAATAATCAATAATAATCCAGAACAATAATCAACAATAATTAATATTTTACACAAAGTAAATTGGCTAGCGCTAGCTTAGGGACAGACACAGTTCATACCGTTTCTCAAGTTGGTTGCAGACAGCCACGTGCAGCCAATGTGATTTCTTAGATTATTTTAAAaatcaggatttttttttttttatccctgCAGGCTGCAGTGTTTATTtttcagctttatgtaggctatttttataGTTGGCAATGACAATAGTTACTTTAAGATTCAGATCATCTTGATAGAATTTAGAGTAACCACATGACAATGACAGATCCAAAGataccatttctactgatctgcgtgccagttagGAATTGTAAGATAAATTGGCACTCCAGATGGAAAAGTTTGCTGACGCCTGGTGTAGCCCATTACCAGGAACTTCAGGAGCgtagcagcaggaggagagggtcGAAAGAACATACTACTCTGTCAACCAAGATAACtcatttattttttttgttcTGGGACAACCCTAATGGTATACACAATCAAATTTGATGTATCGCAGATTTCAATTTGAACAAAATGTATATATTAGTATGTCAATTGGTGACGTGTGTTATGATGCAGAGCGTCCCTGCCAGAAGTGTGATGCAGACACGGATAGTAGGAAATAGTTTGTGTGCAGAGGGAAAGTCAAATCAGCGCCGTAACTTATCCTGCCTTTAACACGTCATTAAACCAGTCTTACATTGAAAATGTGAGACGCTGGCGTGGGGTCCCTCATGGTTATGCTGTTGGGACGGGTGTGGCAGGTGCGACGACAGCGGCCTCCGGCTTGGCTCCCTTCTGCTCAGAGATGGGCGTTGAGGGGACCTGCTCGTCCTTGGGCTCCACGATGCTCACGTGGTCAGGGAGAGGTTTCTTGGGGCCAATCTTACCGCTGGGATCCCAGGGCAGCATGATTTTCACCTTAATCCCCAGCACACCTTTGGATAGGCAGAACAGAGTGCACCCCAAGTATGTCACCATTTCATCACTTATTATTTTGGTACTGTTGCATAACACATCCTCTTGGTCATGGTCTGGCCCATCACTAATGCTAGATTCACACCATAGGGCAGACCCGAACCACGCAGAGCTAGCTTGGATCATTTATTCTCACCGTGCTTTCCTGTAATATCACTCTttgtcctgaagtgtacacttcAGGAAATTTCCCACAAATCTAAAAAACAACATTGGAATAGAGGCATGGGCTTTTGGGAATTTCAaacatattttttgttgtttttgaatttttaccccttttttctgaaatcaggctgtaacaaaatgtggattatgtcaaggggtataaatactttGAGGGCACTGTATAGTGTGAATCAAGCATAAAACCCCTGGGTGAACTCACCTTGGCGGAGGAGCACGTGGCGGACAGCGGTGTCGACGTAGTAGTTAACGGGGTCTCCACTGTGGATCATGAGGCCATCCACAAACTTCATGGACTTGGCCCTCTGGCCCCTGAGTTTTCCAGAGACCACCACCTCGCAACCCTTGGACCCGCTCTCCATGATGAACCGTAGGACACCATAGCAGGCCCTGCAACACAAAAACAAGCAGAATTAGAAAATACATATCTTACAAGTCCCGTGTCTTCAACTTGCCCCTAAACACTAGTCATTCCACCATTTAGAAGTGTAAAATATTGACTTTAACAGGATCTTCCAGTTCCAACAAAGGAATAACTATTCACAAGAGGTGTAACACTGCATCCCTTCACTATCTTTCCATTTGCGTATTCATGATAATTATTCATTAGCGTTGTAAAGGTCAATTGTGGCTGAAGGCAAAGAGTTTACAGTACGCCGTCGGTTGTTCCAATGAATGGTTGTTCTAATACACAACTGAAAACTAAGCTTACCATTTTCACTGCATTTGACATACTCCACAAACATCTTGAAGTTTTAAATGTCAGTGCATATACATTTAACATGCTACAGAGTTGCATTTCTACATTCAAAGTACTTGTATTCCATATCAGCAATCAAACAATAATGAATCAAGTATAATACCTAGGTagcataaaaaaaataaaaaaaacaggtaAAAGATCCTCAACCTGCGGACAGCGAGACCCCCGAGAAGCTTGTAGCGCAGAGACTCTGCCTGGGCAATGGCACAAAGACCACGAGTGGCAACCTTCTCAGCATACAGCTGATGGCAAGAGAAACAGACATGGAAAGTTACAAAACACACTCACAGTATGGTGCAAACCTTTCATAGCACAGAGACACCCCCCCCAGGGATGTTTTGGGGACAATGAGACAATGGTAGAACTGCTGTTATTATTTGACAAGGAACAAGCAAATATAAACTTTATAGTCACCCACCAACCTCAAAAAGGTTGCTGTATGCAGGGGGGAAGAACAATACTGTGCAAGCGTCACTGTAAATTATCCTGCAGTCGGCCGTTCCTACATTGATATGATCTGAAATGTAATTTACCTCCACACTGCCCTCGGGGAAGCCAAACCTCTTCTGGACCACTGCAGTCAGCTCACGTATACGACGCCCCTTCTCACCAAGCACGTTCTGTGTCCTGGAGAAAGAACGTGGTCTGTTAGCGCCTCATCAGTTTGATTCAACTCACCGACTCACTTTCAACTGAAGTTACCAGAATACACATTTCCTAAAAAAACAGGGTTTGTCAGATATTCAGACATCATAAGTGGTCATACGTTGAGAAAAGTCAAGATTACCCAGCTGTTGCAGAAAATGCATTGAAAATATTGGCAACATTGTAGCTTTCACTGCAAACAGCAAtcccttgtttaaaaaaaaaatagtcaCTGAATACAGCTATATGCCACAATTCAAAATGAAGGGAACAGATTAGCATCATGTATCTTCCAGATTTGCTGTGTTAAACTATTCTATTAATTTTGAGTTGAGGCATATTGCTGGTCATGCACAACCAATGGATTAATCTTTACATGACTACTTTTGAGGTCAAAATATCCAACAAACTGATTTTGGAGTGGAACGTGCTTTCAAGCTATAATAAATCAAGTGGTCAGTCACTAGTCCTCTGTGGTCTTTGTGTCTGGGGTTTTGGTCTCACCTGGTAGCCAAGATGATGATTTCAGTTCTAGTTGGGGTGACACGAACCTCCACACCTGAGTAGCCATCCTCAGCCAGCTCTCTTGTGAGGAACTCGTTCAGTTCAGCTTTGAAGATACCATCAGCGACAAACTAAAAATATGAGACAAACTGTACAAATATGAGGACTGGTGGAGAGCGGCAGGGAACTTAGTAAGCCATATTAACCTGGTGTGACAGACAGCAACATGGCAACTTGTTGGAACAATCAGTAGACTAACCATTGTTACACTAACATGTCAAAAAAAAAGTAAGGATGAAATATAACTTATATGTAACATGCCAATAAAATTAGAAAAAAACTTTAACCACCCTCTATCCGGTGTAACATTTACATTAACATTAACTAGCTTAACTAAGGTTAATCGTTTTTTCGAAAGCACCTGGTCTTTAGCCTCGCGGTGACATTGATGTTTTATGTAAAACTGAAAATACTGTAACGTTATAAGAAACATGCATGACCAGGATCATACCCATCAAGGTGCGGATTGCGTGAAATCGAGGCTGCGCGTATAAAAGGTAACGGTGGGTTAGCAAAGTAGTTAAGCTTTCGCTAGTTAGTTACCTACATTAGTCAATTAGGAATATATTTCGGCACGCTTCAGCATGGGATCATGTGCGCGTGCTGGCTAGCATGCTAAATAATTAGCTACCGGCAATGACTTCAAAGTTACAGAATATGTTAAATTCTACTCACGTGACATGTGCCACAGAAATTAACTGCCTAACTATAAGAAAGGTTTCTATTTAGGTGAACTCAAAACTGTAATCCTAAAGATAAATCGACACAAACCTTTCTCTTCTTGGAAATTTGCACCGCCATCTTGGGATGTGTCGTTAACCGGAAAGACTGATCTGTTTCCAGGAAATGCTAATATGCAAACGTTTTCATATCAACACATGCGCGCGCATTCCCCTGGTCAGCAACCCATGAATAAGTAGAATATTAACACATAAAACATCTCAATACAGGTCTGACCATTTTATTTTCGTCTgagatatgcgtgtgtgtgtgattttatatatatatatatatatatatatatatatatatatatatatatatactgttacCGCTTGTTatatgtatagatatatatacggCTATTGTAccaaccaggtacaaccctaaatccgtaaccatgggcactctcttagatatcatcctgaccaacttgccctctaaatacacctctgctgtcttcaaccaagatctcagcgatcactgcctcattgcctgcatgcataatgggtccgcggtcaaacgaccacccctcatcactgtcaatcgctccctaaaacacttcagcgagcaggcctttctaatcgacctggtccgggtatcctggaaggatattgacctcatcccgtaaGTAGAtaatgcctggttattctttaaaagtgctcctcgccatcttaaataagcatgccccattcaaaaaatgtagaactaagaacatatatagcccttggttcactccagacttgactgcccttgaccagcacaaaaacatcctatggcgtacTGCAtaagcatcgaatagcccctgcgatatgcaacttttcagggaagtcaggaactaatatacacaggcagttaggaaagcaaaggctagctttttctaACATAAAtatgcatcctgtagcacaaaggccaaaaagttatgggacactgtaaagtccatggagaataagagcacctcatcccagctgcccactgcactgaggctaggaaacactgtcaccaccgataa
The Oncorhynchus keta strain PuntledgeMale-10-30-2019 chromosome 11, Oket_V2, whole genome shotgun sequence genome window above contains:
- the LOC118389921 gene encoding 40S ribosomal protein S3 codes for the protein MAVQISKKRKFVADGIFKAELNEFLTRELAEDGYSGVEVRVTPTRTEIIILATRTQNVLGEKGRRIRELTAVVQKRFGFPEGSVELYAEKVATRGLCAIAQAESLRYKLLGGLAVRRACYGVLRFIMESGSKGCEVVVSGKLRGQRAKSMKFVDGLMIHSGDPVNYYVDTAVRHVLLRQGVLGIKVKIMLPWDPSGKIGPKKPLPDHVSIVEPKDEQVPSTPISEQKGAKPEAAVVAPATPVPTA